In Raphanus sativus cultivar WK10039 unplaced genomic scaffold, ASM80110v3 Scaffold0111, whole genome shotgun sequence, a single window of DNA contains:
- the LOC130501176 gene encoding pathogenesis-related protein 1-like, with protein sequence MKIFNPSQNLILATTIFLLSIVPLRAQDTRQDFLDAHNQARAEVGVGPLRWDNQVAAYARNHANQRKSVGCSMKHSSGGTYGENIAWSSGDMSGVEAVDMWVKEQKDYNYDFNTCAPNEVCGHYTQVVWRNSVKLGCAKVRCNNGNTFITCNYDPPGNWNGQWPY encoded by the coding sequence ATGAAAATCTTTAACCCATCCCAAAACCTAATCTTAGCCACAACCATTTTCCTACTGTCTATTGTTCCCCTAAGAGCCCAAGACACGCGACAAGACTTCTTGGATGCTCATAACCAAGCCCGAGCCGAGGTTGGGGTGGGTCCTTTAAGGTGGGACAACCAGGTGGCTGCTTATGCCCGTAACCATGCGAACCAGCGTAAAAGCGTCGGCTGTTCCATGAAACACTCGAGTGGTGGGACCTATGGAGAGAACATCGCTTGGAGCAGCGGTGACATGTCAGGCGTCGAAGCAGTTGACATGTGGGTGAAGGAGCAAAAAGACTACAATTATGATTTCAACACATGTGCTCCGAACGAAGTGTGCGGCCACTATACGCAGGTTGTGTGGAGAAACTCGGTGAAGTTGGGATGTGCAAAAGTGAGATGCAACAATGGTAACACCTTTATTACTTGCAACTATGATCCTCCCGGTAACTGGAATGGTCAGTGGCCTTACTAA